A DNA window from Drosophila sechellia strain sech25 chromosome X, ASM438219v1, whole genome shotgun sequence contains the following coding sequences:
- the LOC6612210 gene encoding protein shifted isoform X3 — MTHQGIGCLVKWLYVVLIVHTLLCIGQLECRQQHHNRNNNNNNRRADSSSSEEGHGNTSDGLDNIADQDTSIVGHDHQPRRGQRKKHQGGGGSGGGGTGGGGGSRHNRNEESGISLWINEQQLKMLTALYFPQGYSERLYAIHNSRVTNDLRDTTLYNFLVIPSEVNYVNFTWKSGRRKYFYDFDRLQTMDESILKAPTLSIRKSGRIPQEQKNFSIFLPCTGNSSGTASFNVGLKIQTRHNKPLSGTPIRLNFKKECAHRAPDPECSLKCGKNGYCNEHHICKCNVGYTGQYCETAFCFPQCLNGGNCTAPSVCTCPEGYQGTQCEGGICKDKCLNGGKCIQKDKCQCSKGYYGLRCEYSKCVIPCKNEGRCIGNNLCRCAHGLRGDHCEIGRKQRSICKCRNGTCVSHKHCKCHPGFYGRHCNGRKRRHVHRNDDSKF; from the exons ATGACACATCAGGGCATCGGCTGCCTGGTCAAGTGGTTATATGTGGTGCTGATCGTGCACACGCTCCTCTGCATCGGCCAGCTCGAGTGTCGCCAGCAGCACCACAATCggaataacaataacaataacagaaGAGCGGACTCATCCAGCTCAGAGGAGGGCCACGGCAACACCAGCGATGGCCTGGACAACATCGCAGATCAGGACACCAGCATCGTTGGCCATGACCACCAGCCGCGTCGGGGCCAACGAAAGAAACATCAGGGAGGTGgaggcagcggcggcggcggaacCGGAGGAGGCGGTGGAAGCCGGCACAATCGCAACGAGGAGAGCGGCATCTCGTTGTGGATCAACGAGCAGCAGCTCAAAATGCTTACAG CGCTCTACTTTCCACAGGGCTACTCGGAGCGCCTGTACGCCATTCACAACAGCCGGGTGACCAACGATCTGAGGGACACGACGTTGTACAACTTTCTGGTTATCCCATCGGAGGTCAACTACGTTAACTTCACATGGAAGTCGGGGCGCCGCAAGTACTTCTACGACTTTGACCGCCTGCAGACCATGGACGAAAGCATCTTGAAGGCGCCGACTCTGTCCATTCGCAAGAGCGGACGCATTCCGCAGGAGCAGAAGA ATTTTAGCATTTTCCTGCCCTGCACCGGCAACAGCTCCGGCACCGCGTCCTTCAACGTCGGCCTCAAGATCCAGACGCGCCACAACAAGCCCCTCTCGGGCACACCCATTCGCCTCAACTTCAAAAAGGAATGCGCCCACAGAG CTCCCGATCCAGAATGCAGCTTGAAGTGCGGCAAGAACGGCTACTGCAACGAGCACCATATCTGCAAGTGCAACGTGGGCTACACGGGCCAATACTGCGAGACGGCCTTCTGTTTTCCGCAGTGCCTCAACGGCGGTAACTGCACGGCGCCGTCCGTCTGCACCTGTCCGGAGGGCTACCAGGGCACGCAGTGCGAAGGTG GTATTTGCAAGGACAAGTGCTTGAATGGCGGCAAGTGTATACAAAAGGACAAGTGCCAGTGCTCCAAGGGTTACTACGGCCTGCGTTGCGAGTACT CCAAGTGTGTGATCCCCTGCAAGAACGAGGGCCGGTGCATTGGGAACAACCTGTGCCGCTGCGCTCACGGACTACGAGGCGATCACTGCGAGATCGGGCGCAAGCAGCGCTCCATCTGCAAGTGTCGCAACGGCACCTGCGTCTCCCACAAGCACTGCAAGTGCCATCCGGGATTCTATGGACGCCACTGCAACGGTC GCAAGCGACGTCATGTCCACCGAAACGATGACTCCAAGTTCTAG
- the LOC6612210 gene encoding protein shifted isoform X1 produces the protein MTHQGIGCLVKWLYVVLIVHTLLCIGQLECRQQHHNRNNNNNNRRADSSSSEEGHGNTSDGLDNIADQDTSIVGHDHQPRRGQRKKHQGGGGSGGGGTGGGGGSRHNRNEESGISLWINEQQLKMLTALYFPQGYSERLYAIHNSRVTNDLRDTTLYNFLVIPSEVNYVNFTWKSGRRKYFYDFDRLQTMDESILKAPTLSIRKSGRIPQEQKNFSIFLPCTGNSSGTASFNVGLKIQTRHNKPLSGTPIRLNFKKECAHRGVYDIDASNPTSLTTLQAPDPECSLKCGKNGYCNEHHICKCNVGYTGQYCETAFCFPQCLNGGNCTAPSVCTCPEGYQGTQCEGGICKDKCLNGGKCIQKDKCQCSKGYYGLRCEYSKCVIPCKNEGRCIGNNLCRCAHGLRGDHCEIGRKQRSICKCRNGTCVSHKHCKCHPGFYGRHCNGRKRRHVHRNDDSKF, from the exons ATGACACATCAGGGCATCGGCTGCCTGGTCAAGTGGTTATATGTGGTGCTGATCGTGCACACGCTCCTCTGCATCGGCCAGCTCGAGTGTCGCCAGCAGCACCACAATCggaataacaataacaataacagaaGAGCGGACTCATCCAGCTCAGAGGAGGGCCACGGCAACACCAGCGATGGCCTGGACAACATCGCAGATCAGGACACCAGCATCGTTGGCCATGACCACCAGCCGCGTCGGGGCCAACGAAAGAAACATCAGGGAGGTGgaggcagcggcggcggcggaacCGGAGGAGGCGGTGGAAGCCGGCACAATCGCAACGAGGAGAGCGGCATCTCGTTGTGGATCAACGAGCAGCAGCTCAAAATGCTTACAG CGCTCTACTTTCCACAGGGCTACTCGGAGCGCCTGTACGCCATTCACAACAGCCGGGTGACCAACGATCTGAGGGACACGACGTTGTACAACTTTCTGGTTATCCCATCGGAGGTCAACTACGTTAACTTCACATGGAAGTCGGGGCGCCGCAAGTACTTCTACGACTTTGACCGCCTGCAGACCATGGACGAAAGCATCTTGAAGGCGCCGACTCTGTCCATTCGCAAGAGCGGACGCATTCCGCAGGAGCAGAAGA ATTTTAGCATTTTCCTGCCCTGCACCGGCAACAGCTCCGGCACCGCGTCCTTCAACGTCGGCCTCAAGATCCAGACGCGCCACAACAAGCCCCTCTCGGGCACACCCATTCGCCTCAACTTCAAAAAGGAATGCGCCCACAGAGGTGTGTATGATATAGACGCTTCCAACCCTACTTCACTAACAACTTTGCAAG CTCCCGATCCAGAATGCAGCTTGAAGTGCGGCAAGAACGGCTACTGCAACGAGCACCATATCTGCAAGTGCAACGTGGGCTACACGGGCCAATACTGCGAGACGGCCTTCTGTTTTCCGCAGTGCCTCAACGGCGGTAACTGCACGGCGCCGTCCGTCTGCACCTGTCCGGAGGGCTACCAGGGCACGCAGTGCGAAGGTG GTATTTGCAAGGACAAGTGCTTGAATGGCGGCAAGTGTATACAAAAGGACAAGTGCCAGTGCTCCAAGGGTTACTACGGCCTGCGTTGCGAGTACT CCAAGTGTGTGATCCCCTGCAAGAACGAGGGCCGGTGCATTGGGAACAACCTGTGCCGCTGCGCTCACGGACTACGAGGCGATCACTGCGAGATCGGGCGCAAGCAGCGCTCCATCTGCAAGTGTCGCAACGGCACCTGCGTCTCCCACAAGCACTGCAAGTGCCATCCGGGATTCTATGGACGCCACTGCAACGGTC GCAAGCGACGTCATGTCCACCGAAACGATGACTCCAAGTTCTAG
- the LOC6612210 gene encoding protein shifted isoform X4: protein MTHQGIGCLVKWLYVVLIVHTLLCIGQLECRQQHHNRNNNNNNRRADSSSSEEGHGNTSDGLDNIADQDTSIVGHDHQPRRGQRKKHQGGGGSGGGGTGGGGGSRHNRNEESGISLWINEQQLKMLTALYFPQGYSERLYAIHNSRVTNDLRDTTLYNFLVIPSEVNYVNFTWKSGRRKYFYDFDRLQTMDESILKAPTLSIRKSGRIPQEQKNFSIFLPCTGNSSGTASFNVGLKIQTRHNKPLSGTPIRLNFKKECAHRECSLKCGKNGYCNEHHICKCNVGYTGQYCETAFCFPQCLNGGNCTAPSVCTCPEGYQGTQCEGGICKDKCLNGGKCIQKDKCQCSKGYYGLRCEYSKCVIPCKNEGRCIGNNLCRCAHGLRGDHCEIGRKQRSICKCRNGTCVSHKHCKCHPGFYGRHCNGRKRRHVHRNDDSKF, encoded by the exons ATGACACATCAGGGCATCGGCTGCCTGGTCAAGTGGTTATATGTGGTGCTGATCGTGCACACGCTCCTCTGCATCGGCCAGCTCGAGTGTCGCCAGCAGCACCACAATCggaataacaataacaataacagaaGAGCGGACTCATCCAGCTCAGAGGAGGGCCACGGCAACACCAGCGATGGCCTGGACAACATCGCAGATCAGGACACCAGCATCGTTGGCCATGACCACCAGCCGCGTCGGGGCCAACGAAAGAAACATCAGGGAGGTGgaggcagcggcggcggcggaacCGGAGGAGGCGGTGGAAGCCGGCACAATCGCAACGAGGAGAGCGGCATCTCGTTGTGGATCAACGAGCAGCAGCTCAAAATGCTTACAG CGCTCTACTTTCCACAGGGCTACTCGGAGCGCCTGTACGCCATTCACAACAGCCGGGTGACCAACGATCTGAGGGACACGACGTTGTACAACTTTCTGGTTATCCCATCGGAGGTCAACTACGTTAACTTCACATGGAAGTCGGGGCGCCGCAAGTACTTCTACGACTTTGACCGCCTGCAGACCATGGACGAAAGCATCTTGAAGGCGCCGACTCTGTCCATTCGCAAGAGCGGACGCATTCCGCAGGAGCAGAAGA ATTTTAGCATTTTCCTGCCCTGCACCGGCAACAGCTCCGGCACCGCGTCCTTCAACGTCGGCCTCAAGATCCAGACGCGCCACAACAAGCCCCTCTCGGGCACACCCATTCGCCTCAACTTCAAAAAGGAATGCGCCCACAGAG AATGCAGCTTGAAGTGCGGCAAGAACGGCTACTGCAACGAGCACCATATCTGCAAGTGCAACGTGGGCTACACGGGCCAATACTGCGAGACGGCCTTCTGTTTTCCGCAGTGCCTCAACGGCGGTAACTGCACGGCGCCGTCCGTCTGCACCTGTCCGGAGGGCTACCAGGGCACGCAGTGCGAAGGTG GTATTTGCAAGGACAAGTGCTTGAATGGCGGCAAGTGTATACAAAAGGACAAGTGCCAGTGCTCCAAGGGTTACTACGGCCTGCGTTGCGAGTACT CCAAGTGTGTGATCCCCTGCAAGAACGAGGGCCGGTGCATTGGGAACAACCTGTGCCGCTGCGCTCACGGACTACGAGGCGATCACTGCGAGATCGGGCGCAAGCAGCGCTCCATCTGCAAGTGTCGCAACGGCACCTGCGTCTCCCACAAGCACTGCAAGTGCCATCCGGGATTCTATGGACGCCACTGCAACGGTC GCAAGCGACGTCATGTCCACCGAAACGATGACTCCAAGTTCTAG
- the LOC6612210 gene encoding protein shifted isoform X2: MTHQGIGCLVKWLYVVLIVHTLLCIGQLECRQQHHNRNNNNNNRRADSSSSEEGHGNTSDGLDNIADQDTSIVGHDHQPRRGQRKKHQGGGGSGGGGTGGGGGSRHNRNEESGISLWINEQQLKMLTALYFPQGYSERLYAIHNSRVTNDLRDTTLYNFLVIPSEVNYVNFTWKSGRRKYFYDFDRLQTMDESILKAPTLSIRKSGRIPQEQKNFSIFLPCTGNSSGTASFNVGLKIQTRHNKPLSGTPIRLNFKKECAHRGVYDIDASNPTSLTTLQECSLKCGKNGYCNEHHICKCNVGYTGQYCETAFCFPQCLNGGNCTAPSVCTCPEGYQGTQCEGGICKDKCLNGGKCIQKDKCQCSKGYYGLRCEYSKCVIPCKNEGRCIGNNLCRCAHGLRGDHCEIGRKQRSICKCRNGTCVSHKHCKCHPGFYGRHCNGRKRRHVHRNDDSKF; the protein is encoded by the exons ATGACACATCAGGGCATCGGCTGCCTGGTCAAGTGGTTATATGTGGTGCTGATCGTGCACACGCTCCTCTGCATCGGCCAGCTCGAGTGTCGCCAGCAGCACCACAATCggaataacaataacaataacagaaGAGCGGACTCATCCAGCTCAGAGGAGGGCCACGGCAACACCAGCGATGGCCTGGACAACATCGCAGATCAGGACACCAGCATCGTTGGCCATGACCACCAGCCGCGTCGGGGCCAACGAAAGAAACATCAGGGAGGTGgaggcagcggcggcggcggaacCGGAGGAGGCGGTGGAAGCCGGCACAATCGCAACGAGGAGAGCGGCATCTCGTTGTGGATCAACGAGCAGCAGCTCAAAATGCTTACAG CGCTCTACTTTCCACAGGGCTACTCGGAGCGCCTGTACGCCATTCACAACAGCCGGGTGACCAACGATCTGAGGGACACGACGTTGTACAACTTTCTGGTTATCCCATCGGAGGTCAACTACGTTAACTTCACATGGAAGTCGGGGCGCCGCAAGTACTTCTACGACTTTGACCGCCTGCAGACCATGGACGAAAGCATCTTGAAGGCGCCGACTCTGTCCATTCGCAAGAGCGGACGCATTCCGCAGGAGCAGAAGA ATTTTAGCATTTTCCTGCCCTGCACCGGCAACAGCTCCGGCACCGCGTCCTTCAACGTCGGCCTCAAGATCCAGACGCGCCACAACAAGCCCCTCTCGGGCACACCCATTCGCCTCAACTTCAAAAAGGAATGCGCCCACAGAGGTGTGTATGATATAGACGCTTCCAACCCTACTTCACTAACAACTTTGCAAG AATGCAGCTTGAAGTGCGGCAAGAACGGCTACTGCAACGAGCACCATATCTGCAAGTGCAACGTGGGCTACACGGGCCAATACTGCGAGACGGCCTTCTGTTTTCCGCAGTGCCTCAACGGCGGTAACTGCACGGCGCCGTCCGTCTGCACCTGTCCGGAGGGCTACCAGGGCACGCAGTGCGAAGGTG GTATTTGCAAGGACAAGTGCTTGAATGGCGGCAAGTGTATACAAAAGGACAAGTGCCAGTGCTCCAAGGGTTACTACGGCCTGCGTTGCGAGTACT CCAAGTGTGTGATCCCCTGCAAGAACGAGGGCCGGTGCATTGGGAACAACCTGTGCCGCTGCGCTCACGGACTACGAGGCGATCACTGCGAGATCGGGCGCAAGCAGCGCTCCATCTGCAAGTGTCGCAACGGCACCTGCGTCTCCCACAAGCACTGCAAGTGCCATCCGGGATTCTATGGACGCCACTGCAACGGTC GCAAGCGACGTCATGTCCACCGAAACGATGACTCCAAGTTCTAG